The sequence below is a genomic window from Flavobacterium sediminilitoris.
TTCGGTTTACTATTTATAAGGCTATGGAAAGTATTTTTAATTTAGACAATCAAAATTCAAATCTTGACAGTAAAATTGTTGCAGGATTAGTCCGTGTTTCTCAAGTTTTTAAAACCTTGTTATTAGAAAAGTCAAAGGAATACCAATTAAGTCCAATTCAAATTCAACTACTTATTTTCATTGAATATCATGATAAAGATAAATCTACTATTAGTTATTTAGCTAAAGAATTTAATTTGTCAAAACCAACAATTAGCGATACCATTAAATTACTTGAAAAAAAACTTTATATAACAAAAACTTTTGACAAAAATGATTCTCGTAGTTACACGATTAATTTAACACCTACTGGAAAAATGATTGTTCTAGAAACTGAAAACTTTATAGATCCTTTGACCAAGATAATTAAAAATTCTGCTTTAAATAAAAAATTGATTTTGTGGGAAAGTATAACAAATATGATTAAACAGCTAAATGAATTAGAAATAATTAGTGTTCAAAGAACTTGTCTAAAATGTAAATTCTATTCTAAAAAAAGTAATCAATCTTTTTGTAGTTTATTAAATCAAAATTTAAAAATAGAAGATATAAGAATTGATTGTTTAGACTTCGAATAATTTAAAACACTATAGATACGCTGAAATTGCTAAAATTCCTTGTTTAATTTGATCTTCTGTTAGTGAAGCGTAACCCAGTCTAAAACCAGAAACTGGTTTATCAAAGCTAAAATTTTCAGGTGTTAATATTTTAATCCCTTTTTTTAACAGTTGATCTGCAACAAAAATCACATCAACTTCTTTATTTGGTACAATCCAAAATGCCAATCCTCCTTCAGGTTTATTATAAATTGCTTTTCCTTTTAGATACATTTCACAAACACTCTCAAAATAATCACGTTTTGCTTTATAAATGATAGTAGTTCTTTTAAGGTGACGCTTTATTTCTCCATCATTAATTAATTGTAAGATTGCTTCTTCCATAATATTATCGCCTTGTACATCTATCATTTTTCTGTGCTTACCTACTTTTTTAACAATTTCTGAATTACTTATTAAATACCCTATTCTTAAAGCTGGTGCCACTATTTTACTTAAAGTTCCTATATAAATGTAATTTTTTGCTGTATCAAAACTTGATATTGGAAGAATAGGTCTTTGTCCAAAGTGAAATTCATTATCATAATCGTCTTCAATAATTATAAAATTATATTGATTTGATAATTCGATTAGTTGTACTCTTCTTTTTAAACTCATGGTTACTGTAGTTGGGAATTGATGATGGGGTGTTACATATATTGCTTTTATCCGTTTCCCACTCTCTAAAAGAGCTATTACCTCTTCAATTATCAATCCATCACTATCTACATTAACAGGAAGTAATTTAGCTCCTGCATTTTTAAAAGTTTCCCAAGCAGGTTTATAACCTGGATTTTCTATAATTACAAAATCTCCAGAATTAAAAATAGCATAAGAGGCTAAATACATAGCCATCTGACTTCCACGAGTAATACAGATTTCGTCAGTTGTAATGTTCATCCCTCTCTTAAAGTTAAGCATATGAACAATTGCTTTTCTAAACTCAATATCACCAAATTCATTACTATACCCCATAATTTGCCAGCGAGATTTTCTATTAAAAATCTCTCGATACGCTCTAGCTAGTTCTTTCATTGGTGCAAGTCTACTATCTGGCAATCCATCATCAAAATTTAAAATGGGATTACTAATTTCATATATTTTATTTGTCTCTTTAGTACTCGTTTTTATATATGCTTTTTTAGGTAAAATATCAGACACAAATGTGCCTTTTCTTTCAACTGAAATTAACCAACCTTCTGCAATGAGTACATCAATAGCTTCGATGACGGTATTTCTGTTTACATTTAATAGATTTGCTAACTTTCTTGTTCCTGGCAATGCAGATCCACTAACAAGCTTTCCTGTCTTAATTGCTTCAATTATTTCATCTGCTATTTGCAGATAAATTGATTTTTCTGAATTACTATTTAATGAAATTTTTAATTCCCAAGGACGCAACATCTGGACTATCTATTTAAGTTAAAACTGTACTATTTATACCCTCCAAATATATAATAAATTTGTAGAGCAATAATGCAATAATTAAAATTTATAAAAATGGAAACTAAAGAAAGCCAATTTAGCTCAAAAGATTTTCACAAAACTTTTGCAAGACCAACATTTGTTATGCCTAATAAGCTTATTCACAAAAATGTAGAACAAGCAGGTGAACACGATCAATTTTCAGCAGAGCGTAAACATCCTGTGTTTTTTATTGATCTTCCAAGTAAAAATGTAAGTATGACTGTTGGGGGTTTATTACCTAATCAATTAACTAATCGTCATAGACATACTTACGAAACAATGCTATATGTAATTGAAGGTCATGGATATACAGAAATTGAAGATACTAAAGTGGAATGGAAAGCTGGTGATGCGGTTTACATACCTAGTTGGGCGTGGCACAGACATAAAAATTTGAGTGATTCAGAAAATGCAAAATATTTAGCTTGTGAAAATGCACCTCAACTTCAAAATTTAGGTGTGGCTTTAAGAGAAGAAGAAGGTAGAGATATTTAAAAAAAATAAAATGAAGAACGTTCCGTTTAAAGGCGTTATAGCCTATCCAATCACACCATTTGATGAAAATGATAAAGTAGATATTAATTTGTATAAAGTTTTACTTGAAAAATTGATTGTCACTGAAGCACATGGGGTTGCTCCTTTAGGAAGCGCTGGAGTTATGCCATATTTATCTGATGCAGAAAAAGAAGAGATTACAGAGGCAACAATTAAACAAGTTGATGGTCGTATACCAGTTCTTGTTGGAGTTTCAAATTTAACTACAGCAAAAACTATTGAACATGCAATATTCGCAGAAAAAGCTGGTGCTGCTGCTGTAATGATTATACCAATGAGTTACTGGAAATTAACCGATGAGGAAATTATCCAACATTATGATGCAGTTGCTAGTAAAATTTCAATACCGATTATGGCATACAATAATCCTGCAACTGGTGGTGTTGATATGTCCCCAACTCTGCTTAAAAAACTACTCAAAATTCCTAACGTTACAATGATTAAAGAAAGTACTGGTGATGTACAAAGAATGCATTATTTAAAGAAAGAATTAGGGGATGAAGTTTCCTTTTATAATGGCTCTAACCCATTAGCTTTGGCAGCTTTTGCAGCAGGTGCAACTGGATGGTGTACTACAGCTCCAAATCTAATTCCTAAACTAAATGTTGATTTATACAATGCCATAGAAAATAATGATTTAGAGGAGGCACAAAAAATATTCTATAAGCAAGTGAATCTTTTAAAATTTATGGTTAATAAAGGATTACCAAGGGTTATAAAAGCAGGTCTAGAAATTCAGGGTAAATATGCAGGTTATCTACGAAGTCCTTTGAAACCATTAAGTGATTCTGAAACCGAAGAGCTAAAGATGATTTTAAAAAATATTGAATAATTTTTTTAAAATCTTACTAAATGTTAAGTTTTTAAATAAGAAAGATTTCCTTTTACACTCAAAAGTAATGTAGAAGGAAACTTTTTTAGCTCAAGCAACCAAGATATATATTAATTACAAATCAAAAAATACAATATCATTTAAAAAGTCTTTAATCTCAATTTATTATGTAGATTCTTTTTTGAGAAAAAACAAAAAATTAAAATATTTTAAAGCAAACCAAGACTCTGTGTAAAGGATATTGCCAACACTTTGGGTATAATTATTAGTGTTATTATTTTAAAAGCATATTTTACTTATACTTAATAAAATTCAATTATATATGAATGTATATGACTTAATCATAACTGATAAGAAACAAATGGATTGGGATAATGTACTTATGGATGTACAAAATCGCGAGTCTATCAATCAACTCTTAAAAGAATATAAATATGCGGAGCAGCTAATGTCCTTTGATTTGCCAATCAACAATAAAATTCTATTACACGGTAGTTCGGGTTGTGGAAAAACAACCACAGCAAAGGCTATTGCAAAAGCTTTAGGTAAAAATCTATATATACTTGATTTGAGTAATATCATATCATCAAGAATTGGTGAGACATCTCAAAATTTAAGAAAGGTTTTTGATAAGGTTAAATATGAGAATGCCGTTCTTTTTCTAGATGAGTTTGATCAAATCGGAAAAATGCGTGGTAAGGATGACAAGGATGTTGGTGAAATGAGGAGACTTGTAAATACTTTAATTCAGTTAATTGATTATTTTCCAGAGAAATCTGTGCTTATTGCGGCAACAAATCAATTGGAGATAATTGATAAAGCTGTAATCAGACGATTTCAATGCATAATAGAGTATCGAATGCCAAATAAAAAAGAGTTGAATAAATATTATGATCTCCTACTTCTAAGATTCCCTGATAATCTAAGGAAAGTTCAACGTAAATATAAGATTTCTTACGCAGAGGCAAAAGATTATACTTACACAATAATAAAATCAATTGTTATTAAAGAAATTGAGAATAATTACAAATTATGATAAATAATATGAAATAAAATTAATAGTGGAACTATATAAAAGATTCTTTGTTAGAATTAAAGATCAATAAAAAGTTGATACAAATTATCTATATACCTATTCTATAGTTTTCCACTATAAATATTCAAGCAAAAATGAATTATCAAAAACTCAATTGTTGTATTAAAATTATTTTATCATTTTGTTTTTTAATGTATTTACAAAAAGTACATTTCCTATTCCATTGTATTTGTTAAATTGATCAATGTTTTTTGTTTTAATGCTGCTTTCATGAAACCCTAAAATGGTTAAATCGGCTAATTTTGATGTTTCATTTATCAATTCCACCTTATCTACATTTTCATCAATTGGTAGTACGATGATATTATTAGGTGATATAGGTAAACGTCCTGTTGTTGTAAGTTGAATTAGACTTTCTTTTTCTTTATCTAAATTTGATTTGTCTACTGCTGCGAAAATTTTTATTTCTGCTTTTTTCCAATCGGGATGACCTAAGATGATGTAAGAAAGTAGAATCATTAAATTGGCATTTTCATAGTCTTCTTTTTTAATCCATACGTGTATTTCGTTTCGATATCCAAAATTTCGGTCTGAACTTCCTAAAATACATAAGTCGTAATTTGCTGAAGCGATTAAGTTATAGTTATCAATAACATCTGTTAGCCATTCTGTTGTGCCTTTTTTAAATTCAAACAGCATCATATTATTGTCATGTCCTGATATTCCTGGTTGTTGAATAGCTTGTACAATTGCATTTGTATTTGATGGGCTAATAATTGTTTCTAAAAACACATTTGATTTTGTATTATTAGCCATTTCTATTAGTTTATTTAATTTTTGATCTGCAATTTGTTTTGTTACTTTAGAAAAATAGCCTTGTTCAAAATGGATGTAGGTTCCAAAACCATATCGGTTTGAAATCCATTTCATCATATCAAATGCTGCTAGACGCTCAAAGCTATCTTTATTTAAACAAATAACACCTGGTCTCCAATAGTCATCTGAAATTTCTTTTTCGCTTTTTTGTAAAAATACTTGAAGATTTCTATTAAATTGATGAATAACGCCTTGAAAAATATTGGCCATTCCTTTTTTATTTTCATTATTAAAAGTGATATAAAAGTAGATTCCGACCATTAGTAAAATAGAGGCTACTGCATAAACGGCATTAATTTTAAACATTAAATAAACACATAAAACAGCTCCTAATAGTGATAAGTACCATTTTGATTTAAATGAAGGTCTATAAGATGGGTCTGCTGCGAAGTGTTGCATAAATGATATTAAACACAAAGAGCCATAGGTTACCATAAAGAACATGGAAATTACCTCAGCAACAGCATTTACATCGCCCATTAAAACAAAAGTAAGTGCAATTACACTTGTAATAATCGTTGCGTTTCTAGGTTCATTATTTTTGTCTGTTCCTTTTGAAACAAAATCGTTAACTTTTTTATTAGGAATAACGTTATCTGCTCCAATTGCTTGTAATGTTCTAGGTGCAACCATAAATGATCCTAACGCTGAAGAAATAGTAGCTGCTGCAAGCCCTAATGGAATAATAGGTCCCCATAGTGCTATTTTGCTCATGATAAGCTGATCTGTAATTAAATCTGTAGTTGATGCTGAATAAACTAATTTTAATGCTATAAAAACATAAATTATCATTCCAATTATTGTAGCTGCTAGTGTTCCCATAGGAATTGATTTTTTAGGATCTTTTAAATCTCCTGATAATCCAACTCCTGCTGTCATTCCTGTAAAGGCAGGAAATATAATGGCGAAAACAAAGAAAAATCCTTTTTCAGAGTCAATGTTTTTAAATAAAAGTGAACTGTCATAAGTGTTTGAAAAATCTGTAGAGCCTAGAAAAAACATTACAAGTGATATGAATAAAATGGCAACTACGACATAGAGTGCTTTCATTCCTAAATCGGCTCCTTTTGTAGTCATTAACCAAATTAATAATAATAAGGCTGGAATACTAAATAGTCTATTATCATAAATTTCATATCCAAATTCGTTTGCAATCCATGGTTTTATTGCTTCAAATGATTCTGCAAAAGCAATTATATAAAAGGCAACACTAATAGCTTGTGATAAATATAATGCGAGTCCTATGGAAGACCCTATATTGAGTCCGAATGATCGAGAAATAATAAAATATTCTCCTCCTCCTTCTACTTTTTGGTTTGTTGCAATTTCTGCCAATGCCATTGCAGTAGGAATTGTAACTAAATGTCCTATGATAATAATTAATAATGTACCTAAAAAGCCTACTTCTCCAACTGCATATCCAAAACGCAGAAACATAACTGCTCCTAAAATGGTTGAAATGGCTGTTAAAAAAACGGGTAAAGTCCCGAAATTTGCTTTTACGCTTTGTAATTTATTTTCCATAGTTACGTTATTATTCTTGCAATTTAAAAACAATAGTTTAAAATCTAAAACTTTATACACAAAAGACTTTAGATTAATCCTTTTTTCTTTTTAAAGAGTTCTGCATTTCTTTTTTATTCAAAATTGTGTTTAATTATAACTTGTTGGGTGAAGTTATTTAAAACGTCAATGGTAGTGTTTTTTGTGCAGTAAAGTAGAACAAAATTTATCTATACGCTTCGCTCGAAGTGACCTGTATTAAAAGCCATTTTTAATGAAATTTAATTAATATTAGTCAATAATGTAAGAATCTATATTTTACTACACTTATTGCATTTTCCTGATATTAATCCATTGAAATTTTCTAATGTGTAATTTTTTGGTAACGAAATTGTAATTTCTTTCTTCAAACATTCTACTTTTCCGCATTCTAAACATCTAAAGTGTAAATGATTGTGTTTGTGCTGTTTTTCTGAGCAATCTAAACAGAGTGCAAAATATTGTTTTCCATCATCTGCTACAATTTTATGTACTATTCCATCATTACAAAATTGATTTAAAATACGATATATAGTAGCTCTGTCTGTTTTTGTTGAGAGTTCGGATTGAATCATTTCATGATTTAACGCTGAACCTGAATCTTTTAAAATATCCAAAACATCTTGTTTTGATTTTGTGTTTCTTCTTTTCATAATCTATTAATGCGATTTTGTTGCAATAAATAAAATATCTTTATCTTTGCCTTTAATTAAAGATTAATAATACTCAACAAAATTATGGAAACATTTGTAAAAACAATATTAATTGGGATAGGTGCAACATTTACTATGGATATTTGGGCTTTTTTACTTAAAATTATTTTTAATATTAAATCGTTGAATTATCAATTTGTAGGGAGATGGATAGGTCATTTTCCAAAAGGTAAATTTTTTCATGAAAGTATTGCAAATGCTCAACCTATAGCGAATGAGCTTATTATTGGTTGGCTTGCGCATTATTTAATAGGAATTACTTTTGCTGTACTTTTAGTTAGCATTTATGGTAATACATGGCTGGAAAATCCTACTTTTTTTCCTGCTTTATTAATTGGTATAGTAACAATCGTTGCTCCTTTTTTTATTATGCAACCCTGTTTAGGAATTGGTATTGCTGCATCCAATTTGCCTGATCCTAATATGGCTCGATTTAAAAGTCTTTTAACACATTCTATTTATGGTATTGGACTTTATTTAAGTGCTATATTTTTAAACTATATTTTAAGTGTTTTTAGGGCTGTTTAAAATGACATTAAAAAACCTCAAGCTTTATTCTTGAGGTTTTGTTTTTAAAACTATTTGTTTTTATTGCGCCAATGCTTTGTTTGGTTGCGCCAATGCTTTGTTCGATTGTGCCAATGCTTTATTTGGTTGCGCCAATGCTTTGTTCGGTTGCGCCAATGCTTTGTTCGATTGTTCCAATGCCTTGTTCGATTGCGCCAATGCTTTGTTCGATTATGCCAATGCCTTGTTCGATTGCGCCAATGCTTTGTTCGATTATGCCAATGCCTTGTTTGGTTGCGCCAATGCCTTGTTTGTTTTAGACAAAGCTTTATTTATTTATCTCTTTTTAAATTTTATTTTTGCAATGGCTTTGTATTGAACAGACTTTGTGTTTAATATAGTAGCAATATAGTCTTTTGCTTTATTGGCTATATCTACTAGATTATCTAAATCGTCATATACTATTTGGTTTCTTTCTCCTCTTGCACTGTTTAATGGTATGAATGCATCGGCAACGGCTTGTGTTTTCTGGAGCATTTCTGTTTTTTTGGTTTTATAGGTTGCTATTTGATACTCTGTTTCATTTGGAGTATAATTTGGGGTATTTTCTAATATGGAAATTAATGCATCTAAATTATTGGTTCGCTGGTCGTAACTCATTTGTGAAGTGGAGTGACTGATTTGTTCTTCTTCTGGATTGTTGTTTTTTTTAGTAGGTTTTTTTTTACTCCTTTTAGTTTGCGAACTGCTGTCATGAAATTTTCTAGGTCTGCGTCTGTTACTCCTTCTGTTGCTTTGTAGGCTTTCCTTAGCCTTGTAAGTTGTGTACTTAGAGGCTTAAAGAGTGCTTCTCTTTCGTTTACAGCAGTGGAATATGGGGCTACTAATTTGTTTACATTTTCTTGTTTTTCAAATGCATTTGTGTAAATGGCTTGAAGGTTTGATAAGTGTAGTTTAGGATTGCTAGGGTTATAGAGTGTTCCTAATGCTTCAATGTTTGTGTTTAATAAATTGAGGTTTGCAATGTTTCTTGCGTGCCCTACTTCTGAGGTTGATGCCATAATTTTTACTTTTTAATAATTAAAAATATTAACGAGAAAAAAGAAACATTATTTTTATTTTGTTTGTTTTTTATTACATTTTTAACATTTTTAAACACATTATTACTACAAAATTAACACATTAAACACATGCAACACATTAAGACTACCGCTAGGTATAATTAATTTTTGATGAAGTGTTTTTATCAATGTTTTCGATAGAAAATTGTATCAAAGACAAGGGAAATTTTATTAAAAATGATTCTCGTTTTACTGCACAAAAAGTACTACGATTGCCATTTTTAATAATTTTTCAATAGGTTAAGACTATTTTTAACGAAAGAGATATTTATCTTTTTAGTCTGTTTTACTGATTAGTTCTTGCATTCCATAATATTGAATTGCTTTTTGTTTTAATGGATTAGTACTCCATTCTTCCCACTGATTAGTATATGGATCATAGCCACATTTTAGGGGTTTGGAATATTGGTTTTCGGGATCTTCTATATAAGCACGGCAATCGGTGCAGATATGACGAAATTCACAATCTTTGCAAATGTCTATTTGGTCTTTGGTAATGTTCCAATATTTTTTAAAGTCTTTGTGTTGCAATGCTTCTTCTAGTGTGGTGTTTTTTATGTTACCAAAGCTTTGAGAAATTGCTGGACAATTTTTTATGTTACCGTCTTTATCTATGGCTATTTTTTTGTTTAGGCAGGAGTTGTGATGTTGGGATTCTGTAAAAGATTCTATTGAAGTATTAAAGTAATTATGATGAATTACACCACAATGTATATTATTATTTATTTCTTGTTTAATACCCACAATTGTACCAAATCCATAATCTTGTTCTTGAATAATTTTATTTTTATTAAAAGAATGGAGCGCTACACTTTTAATCTTTTTATTTTCAGAAACCCACTCTTTTAGATCTTCAATAGAAATTTCAGTATCATATTTTATAATAAATTCAACGGATTTAATAAACGAATCGTTAATTATTTTTACAACTGAATCAATAAAATCTAAATCAAACATATCATAACAACGAACCTGAATATGTCTACAATTTACAGGCACAAGAAATTCATTCAATATTTTTTGAAAATCATGATTTGAATTTTTATCATAATCAATAATCACATTTGAAATAATTGAGGGATACTCATAATTTATTGATAAAGGTGGGAAAAGTTTAGATTCTTCTTTAGTACATTCAAATATATACTCTTTCTCTTCAAGAAATTCGATATACTCATTAAGTATTGGGATGCTTTCTTTGTCTAATTGAGTTTTAATACTTTCAAAATCAATTAAATTATCTTCATCAAATAAACTACATAAACTTAAAGGGATGAAATTAAAATTATTTCGTTGTAAATCAACAATTGTAGCTCTATTTTTTCCTTTTACTATAATACAATTAGTAAATAATTTATAATATTTTTTATTCATCTAGTTTTGAAAAATCGATTATTTTAGATATTGCTTTATAGAAATAAGTTGAAGTATGAGTCTTTGTTTTATAATGTCCAAAATTTATAGGATTAGTCTCTATATTATTTTTACCATATATCTCAATTTCCCAAAACTGAGCAATAAATGGGAATTTATTAGCGTCATTTTTTAAACTAACTCTTATTTCCTCCTTTAACTTCTCTTTATCATTCATTTATTAATGTTTTGGCAATTATTTTTTCAATATTATAGTTGCAATTTCTACTTAGCCATTGAAACTGTCCTATAGGATTAACCTCTAAAAAGACATATTCATTATCTAAAGTATAAATCAAATCAAAAGAACCAGAAGTAAGGTCTAAACTCTTCATCATCTTAATTAATTTTTCTTCTATATCTTTAGGTATAGAAAAAGGTATTACTCTATTAGGTTTTTCATAATCGTAATTTCTATAATCGATTTTGGTTTTTTCATTTTGCTGACTAAAAATAGCCATTGAATAAAAAACTTCATTAAGATAAAAACTCCTAATTTCAAACTTTTTAGCAGTGTACTTTTGAAAGAGTGATGGTTGAAATTTTTCTGGAAAGTTATTATTCAAATCTTCTGAAGTGATTAATTGTGTTGATGTAAAAAAATGCACATCATAATCTTCAAATTCATGCTTAGAAAAAGGATTTTGAATAGGTTTTGTTATTATTTTATGATGCTTTTTAACAAACTTTTCTAAATCAAAATAGCTAGTCGTCACCAAAGTTTCTGGAAACTTTAACCCCACTTTTTTACAAACTTCTAATTGTTCTAATTTACCAACCTTATTATCAAAAAATCTATTTATTTGATTTTGACTTTTTTTTACATCTAGATAACTAATAACAGGAAACAAACTATTCTCATAAATACTTTTTTTAAAAAATGAATCATCTTGAAAAAGTTTAAACATTCCTCTTCTATACCAATAACTATCTTTATTAGTAAAAGACACATCGTTAATTTTATATACTATATTCTCATTTGAAAATTCAATTTTTAAGTCTTTAATCAAACAAGCTCCAAAAAGTGTTTCAACCAGACAATTAGGGCTTAAATAATTAATCCACTGTATTACATCATCTGTACTCCTGTCGTCAACATCAGATTGAATAACTATTTTTTTAGTAGTTTTAACTGAATTCAAACTTTTTAATTTATATTGTTTGACACTATTCTAATAGTAAATATTTATTTTATCTACAATTCCAAAAACCCCAAAATAATTTAAAGCCATATTTTTCTTCATATTCTTTCTTTAAAGCATCGTTTTCTAAGGTAGTTATATAGAATTTAGCCCTTAACTCATTAATTTTTTCGTTCATTTTTTTTTGTTCTTTAGTATATGGTGCAAAAATATTATTCATAAAAGGAATTTTTGGTTTGCTACATTCATAAGAACGATACATATTATCATGAAAAAGGGCTACATCACGAGGATGAATATTTCCTTTTTTTATCTCTTTTAACCATATATCTTGCATTTTTTTGTAACCACAAAAATTATGAATCACTACTAAATAAATCATTTTCTGTGATAACAATTTATCATCACTTTTAAAATAATTCAAATTATTTTTTTTAGTACGTTCATAGACATCTTTATAATTAGTCTTTGAATCTTTAAAAACAGTAGAGTCTTGGATTCCTAATAATTTATCTCCTGGAAATCCTTTTTCTCGTATTAATTTTTCAATTTTCTCAAAAGCCTTATCTCTCTTTTTTTCATATACCTTACTATCAGGACTCCATTTATCTACTTGGTCTTGAAAAGCAAAATCATATATTGTATTTAAATACTCTAAATCTAATTTTTCTAAATATTTTTCTTTTCTTTTTTTGTATTCCTGAATCAAATTTTTATCATTTAAAAGCTTTTTTAAATCGGGTTCAAAAAGGCGAATATGCCTAAAATGATCTAATTTTAATCCAAAATCAAACCCTTTTATGATATATTTTTTATACTCTTTTTTGGAGAAATAAGCAATTTGAGCAACATTTATTATGTCTTTTACAAAAACAAATTCAAACTCATGAAATGCTTTATCATAATAATAAAAACAGCTATCTATATTGTTTTCTTTAAAAAAGAAAGCTTCTCCTTTGTTTATATATTCGTGATATTTGGAATAATCTTTATTCTCTTGAGAGTAAAGAGTTAATGAAATAAGGTAAATTAATAAATAAAATTTCTTCATTATTTTTTTAAATTTTAAAATTCTAAGAAACAATAATCATTTTAATATAAAAGTGCTTCTTAGAATATAAATACAGAGCTTATACAAAGACTTAATTTGGTATTAAAGTATGCTTCCAATAATCAACAGCTCCTGGTCTTGGGTTCGAATCTACAAAATGAGTATGAGGCAACTTAGGATCTTTAACTCCATAAGTTTCTACATCAATAGTATCAGTGCCATGATATCGATCATTACGATATGTTGTTGCTTCCTCAGCACCTCCAATTATTTTAATTGCATTTTGCAATTTATTTTCCTTGAACGGTGAAAATTTATCACCTTTTAAACTTTCTAATTTCATAATTATAAATGTATTTATTATAAATACTACAAACATTTAAAGTCAATTGCAGTTTTTGACTATCGTTATAACAATATTTTTTAACTAATAGTAATTGTTGCTACTATTACAGTATTTTCTTTTCCATACTTTATACTTTATATCTGGTAGTCCTATTGCTTTTCGTAAAGAAGCTATTTTCTCAGGGTATAAAATTGATAGTTTCCTGAATTTGTTACTTTATTTAAAGTATATCTATCATAAACTATAGCATAATCTTCTGGAAACATTTTCCCTTGTTTAACACTTTCCAATAAAAAGGGCATTATTTTTTCTAAATAATTATTGTCTTGATGCAGTAATAGTATATGAAAAACAACGACATCTTCAAATTCGTACCCTTTATTGATGCCTAATAATCCATATGAAGGGTATCCGTAAGTAGAAAAAATAGCATCCATTTTTTTTCTATGAGCTATCTTCATCTTTTCTATTTCCACTATTTCATTTTCTACTCCATTTTTTCTAATAAATTGGTCTTCTTTTATCATTTGTAATAATTCATTTCTTAAGCTTAAATTTAATTTTGAATTATACTTTTGAACTAAAGAATC
It includes:
- a CDS encoding MarR family winged helix-turn-helix transcriptional regulator translates to MESIFNLDNQNSNLDSKIVAGLVRVSQVFKTLLLEKSKEYQLSPIQIQLLIFIEYHDKDKSTISYLAKEFNLSKPTISDTIKLLEKKLYITKTFDKNDSRSYTINLTPTGKMIVLETENFIDPLTKIIKNSALNKKLILWESITNMIKQLNELEIISVQRTCLKCKFYSKKSNQSFCSLLNQNLKIEDIRIDCLDFE
- the pdxR gene encoding MocR-like pyridoxine biosynthesis transcription factor PdxR; its protein translation is MLRPWELKISLNSNSEKSIYLQIADEIIEAIKTGKLVSGSALPGTRKLANLLNVNRNTVIEAIDVLIAEGWLISVERKGTFVSDILPKKAYIKTSTKETNKIYEISNPILNFDDGLPDSRLAPMKELARAYREIFNRKSRWQIMGYSNEFGDIEFRKAIVHMLNFKRGMNITTDEICITRGSQMAMYLASYAIFNSGDFVIIENPGYKPAWETFKNAGAKLLPVNVDSDGLIIEEVIALLESGKRIKAIYVTPHHQFPTTVTMSLKRRVQLIELSNQYNFIIIEDDYDNEFHFGQRPILPISSFDTAKNYIYIGTLSKIVAPALRIGYLISNSEIVKKVGKHRKMIDVQGDNIMEEAILQLINDGEIKRHLKRTTIIYKAKRDYFESVCEMYLKGKAIYNKPEGGLAFWIVPNKEVDVIFVADQLLKKGIKILTPENFSFDKPVSGFRLGYASLTEDQIKQGILAISAYL
- a CDS encoding cupin domain-containing protein; this encodes METKESQFSSKDFHKTFARPTFVMPNKLIHKNVEQAGEHDQFSAERKHPVFFIDLPSKNVSMTVGGLLPNQLTNRHRHTYETMLYVIEGHGYTEIEDTKVEWKAGDAVYIPSWAWHRHKNLSDSENAKYLACENAPQLQNLGVALREEEGRDI
- a CDS encoding dihydrodipicolinate synthase family protein, whose amino-acid sequence is MKNVPFKGVIAYPITPFDENDKVDINLYKVLLEKLIVTEAHGVAPLGSAGVMPYLSDAEKEEITEATIKQVDGRIPVLVGVSNLTTAKTIEHAIFAEKAGAAAVMIIPMSYWKLTDEEIIQHYDAVASKISIPIMAYNNPATGGVDMSPTLLKKLLKIPNVTMIKESTGDVQRMHYLKKELGDEVSFYNGSNPLALAAFAAGATGWCTTAPNLIPKLNVDLYNAIENNDLEEAQKIFYKQVNLLKFMVNKGLPRVIKAGLEIQGKYAGYLRSPLKPLSDSETEELKMILKNIE
- a CDS encoding AAA family ATPase translates to MNVYDLIITDKKQMDWDNVLMDVQNRESINQLLKEYKYAEQLMSFDLPINNKILLHGSSGCGKTTTAKAIAKALGKNLYILDLSNIISSRIGETSQNLRKVFDKVKYENAVLFLDEFDQIGKMRGKDDKDVGEMRRLVNTLIQLIDYFPEKSVLIAATNQLEIIDKAVIRRFQCIIEYRMPNKKELNKYYDLLLLRFPDNLRKVQRKYKISYAEAKDYTYTIIKSIVIKEIENNYKL